A portion of the Candidatus Nitrosotenuis aquarius genome contains these proteins:
- a CDS encoding DNA-binding protein — MEETKQIAQHPPYTYFVRNDPIMPSALDVFTIINKHGKAVLLAKGLNIPAAVAIANIIVEKMLHNSCKLDHIKLDSESEFGKRMLSTIEISISKT, encoded by the coding sequence ATGGAAGAAACAAAACAGATCGCCCAACATCCTCCATACACGTATTTTGTAAGAAACGATCCAATAATGCCATCCGCACTTGATGTATTTACTATCATAAATAAACATGGCAAGGCAGTCTTGCTTGCAAAAGGACTCAACATACCGGCCGCAGTTGCCATTGCAAATATCATAGTGGAAAAAATGCTTCATAATTCCTGCAAGCTGGACCACATCAAGCTGGACTCGGAAAGCGAGTTTGGCAAAAGGATGCTATCCACAATAGAAATTTCTATTTCAAAGACCTAG
- a CDS encoding transcriptional regulator — MLLPAEIESKTLIPALRAILAKKLAEDHKVREDEISKMLGVTQAAISNYIRGTRGDPKLIEKLVSDKQVSEMINELSDRLSSDMAYTPSSLAKFISLCNYIKSSLLICEIHHKLESNIDEAICKECENMLLKGPGSVY; from the coding sequence ATGTTACTTCCTGCCGAAATAGAATCAAAGACGCTGATTCCAGCACTGCGTGCAATCTTGGCAAAAAAGCTTGCCGAGGACCACAAAGTTCGAGAAGACGAAATATCAAAAATGCTTGGAGTAACACAGGCGGCAATAAGCAACTACATCCGTGGAACGCGCGGTGATCCAAAACTAATCGAAAAACTAGTCTCTGACAAGCAAGTATCTGAGATGATAAACGAGCTTTCCGACAGACTGTCATCAGATATGGCATATACGCCATCAAGCCTGGCAAAATTCATCAGCCTTTGCAATTACATCAAATCTAGTCTGTTGATCTGCGAGATTCACCACAAACTAGAATCAAACATTGATGAGGCAATCTGCAAGGAATGTGAAAACATGCTGCTAAAGGGCCCAGGCTCTGTATACTAG
- a CDS encoding asparagine synthase C-terminal domain-containing protein, with amino-acid sequence MQKIFELLYNAANSCTAKHLALSGGLDSTILAYLLKEKKPDCLVIISKDHIAHDLTYSQMAAKEFGLPLSTYMYDILQILDAIEQTIKILGNFNDIEIRNNVVPYLAISEVKKQGFDKIITGDGADELFAGYNFLMSKSDDELKKDLARIAKIMHFPSQKIGKALGVTVESPFCHQDVVEFASGLSPGDLVGTHDDKKYGKFILRKTFENTIPNSIVWRQKSPMQEGAGTQGLTGFFDWAIPDDVFFEKARKIKSSDNVTIRTKESMHYYEIFKKYHTLKQSHDNFCPDCRGMIEENSRFCRMCGRFPI; translated from the coding sequence ATGCAAAAGATTTTTGAGCTGTTATACAATGCAGCAAATTCCTGTACAGCAAAACACTTGGCACTGTCTGGTGGATTAGACAGCACAATTCTTGCATATCTGCTCAAGGAAAAAAAGCCAGACTGCCTTGTCATAATATCAAAGGATCACATTGCACATGATCTGACATATTCACAAATGGCGGCAAAGGAGTTCGGATTGCCGTTATCCACATACATGTACGATATCTTGCAGATCCTTGACGCAATAGAGCAGACAATTAAGATCCTAGGCAATTTCAACGACATTGAAATTCGAAACAATGTGGTGCCATACTTGGCAATATCTGAGGTAAAAAAACAGGGATTTGACAAAATAATAACAGGTGACGGTGCAGACGAGCTCTTTGCGGGATATAATTTTCTAATGTCAAAATCAGACGACGAATTAAAAAAAGACCTAGCAAGAATTGCAAAAATCATGCATTTTCCATCACAAAAAATAGGAAAGGCACTTGGAGTGACAGTCGAATCACCGTTTTGCCATCAGGATGTAGTGGAATTTGCAAGCGGTCTGTCACCAGGCGACCTAGTAGGGACGCATGATGACAAAAAATACGGCAAATTCATCCTAAGAAAGACCTTTGAAAATACAATTCCAAACAGCATAGTGTGGCGCCAAAAATCCCCCATGCAGGAAGGCGCCGGAACCCAAGGATTGACAGGATTCTTTGATTGGGCAATTCCAGATGACGTATTCTTTGAAAAGGCAAGAAAAATCAAGTCAAGCGACAACGTAACCATCAGAACCAAGGAATCCATGCATTACTATGAGATTTTCAAAAAATACCACACTCTAAAGCAGTCTCATGATAATTTTTGTCCAGACTGTCGTGGTATGATAGAGGAAAACTCTAGATTCTGCAGGATGTGCGGCAGATTC